The sequence ACTAAATCTACAAACGGCATATGGGAAATTATGGAAAATCTACCAGCAGGCACTTACGACTACAAATTTGTTGTCGATAGCAAGAGTGTTACAGATCCGTCAAACCCTACCGTCGATGCAAATGGAAACAGCGTCGTTAAAATTGTTCCAGCTGTAGTGGTCAAAAGTCCGGAGGTAGTCGGAAACAAAGCAACATTCAGATATTACGCGCCAGAAGCCAAGGCTGTTTCAGTTTTAGGAAGCTGGAATGCTGATGTAAATACAATGGTTAAATCTGCAGATGGCATATGGGAAATTACAGTGGATCTCACTACTGGCACTTACGCCTACAAATTTATTGTCGATAACAATTTTGTTACAGATCCATCAAATCCTAACATCGATGCAAACGGAAATAGCGTCGTGACTATCGCACCAGAAATCGTAAGTCCGGAAGTAGCTGGAACTAAGGCAACATTCAGATATTACGCGCCAGATGCACAGGCTGTTTCAGTTGCAGGAAGCTGGAATGCTACCGAAGACGCAATGACTAAATCTTCCAATGGCGTATGGGAAGTTACATTGGATCTCGCTGCTGGTGATCACACATACAAATTTGTTGTCGATGGCAAACAAGTAGCGGATCCATCAAATCCTGATGTCGATGCAAACGGAAATAGCGTCGTGACTATCGCATCAGAAATCGTAAGTCCGGAAGTAGCTGGAACTAAGGCAACATTCAGATATTACGCACCAGATGCACAGGCTGTTTCAGTCGCAGGAAGCTGGAATGCTACCGAAGACGCAATGACTAAATCTTCCAATGGCGTATGGGAAGTTACATTGGATCTCACAGCTGGTGATCACACATACAAATTTGTTGTCGATGGCAAGCATGTGGCAGACCCATCCAATCCTGATGTCGATGCAAACGGAAATAGCGTCGTGACTATCGCACCAGAAATCGTAAGTCCGGAGGAAGCTGGAACTAAGGCAACATTCAGATATTACGCGCCAGATGCACAGGCTGTTTCAGTTGCAGGAAGCTGGAATGCTACTGAAGATGTAATGGTTAAATCTGCCAATGGCGTATGGGAAGTTACATTGGATCTCGCAGCTGGTGATCACACATACAAATTTGTTGTCGATGGCAAACAAGTAGCGGATCCATCAAATCCTGATGTCGATGCAAACGGAAATAGCGTCGTGACTATCGCACCAGAAATCGTAAGTCCGGAGGAAGCTGGAACTAAGGCAACATTCAGATATTACGCGCCAGATGCACAGGCTGTTTCAGTTTTAGGAAGCTGGAATGCTACCGAAGACGCAATGACTAAATCTTCCAATGGCGTATGGGAAGTTACATTGGATCTCGCTGCTGGTGATCACACATACAAATTTGTTGTCGATGGCAAACAAGTAGCAGATCCATCAAATCCTGATGTCGATGCAAACGGAAATAGCGTCGTGACTATCGCACCAGAAATCGTAAGTCCGGAGGTAGCTGGAACCACGGCAACATTCAGATATTACGCACCAGATGCACAGGCTGTTTCAGTCGCAGGAAGCTGGAATGCTACTGAGGATGTAATGGTTAAATCTTCCAACGGCGTATGGGAAGTTACATTGGATCTCACAGCTGGTGAGCACACATACAAATTTGTTGTCGATAGCAAGAGTGTTACAGATCCGTCAAACCCTACCGTCGATGCAAATGGAAACAGCGTCGTTAAAATTGTTCCAGCTGTAGTGGTCAAAAGTCCGGAGGTAGTCGGAAACAAAGCAACATTCAGATATTACGCACCAGATGCACAGGCTGTTTCAGTCGCAGGAAGCTGGAATGCTACCGAGGATGTAATGGTTAAATCTGCCAATGGCGTATGGGGAGTTACATTGGATCTCGCAGCTGGTGATCACACATACAAATTTGTTGTCGATGGCAAACAAGTAGCGGACCACCGAAGACGCAATGACTAAATCTTCCAATGGCGTATGGGAAGTTACATTGGATCTCGCAGCTGGTGATCACACATACAAATTTGTTGTCGATGGCAAGCATGTGGCAGACCCATCAAATCCTAACGTCGATGCAAATGGAAATAGCGTCGTGACTATCGCATCAGAAATCGTAAGTCCGGAAGTAGCTGGAACTAAGGCAACATTCAGATATTACGCGCCAGATGCAAAGGCTGTTTCAGTTGCAGGAAGCTGGAATGCTACTGAGGATGTAATGACTAAATCTTCCAATGGCGTATGGGAAGTTACATTGGATCTCACAGCTGGTGATCACACATACAAATTTGTTGTCGATGGCAAACAAGTAGCAGATCCATCAAATCCTGATGTCGATGCAAACGGAAATAGCGCCGTGACTATCGCACCAGAAATCGTAAGTCCGGAGGTAGCTGGAACTAAGGCAACATTTAGATATTACGCGCCAGATGCAAAGGCTGTTTCAGTTGCAGGTAGCATGAACTCCTGGGATAAATCGGCTAGCCCTATGGCCATTACCGAAGACATTTGGCAACTATCCCTCTCTTTAGACCCAGGAGCGCATCAGTATAAGTTTGTTGTAGATGACGTTTGGCTTAATGATCCGCTCAACACCGCAGATACTGTTGATGGCAATAACGTCGTTGTTATCAATGGGCTCGCTGTTACTGGAAATCCAGATACTTTGACAGTAGACACAGCGACCGCACTCGCAACGACAGGCAAACTCTTTACGGCGGCGCATCCGACTGGTCTCGATACACCTGTTAATTATGCTCTCGCTGAACCGTCAACTACTGTGACTCTTTCCGAAAAAGACGGCGTTACTTATGTGACTGCTGCAGCGAATCATGTGGGCGATGTTATTC is a genomic window of Candidatus Epulonipiscium viviparus containing:
- a CDS encoding pullulanase-associated domain-containing protein; the protein is MTKSSNGVWEVTLDLAAGDHTYKFVVDGKHVADPSNPNVDANGNSVVTIASEIVSPEVAGTKATFRYYAPDAKAVSVAGSWNATEDVMTKSSNGVWEVTLDLTAGDHTYKFVVDGKQVADPSNPDVDANGNSAVTIAPEIVSPEVAGTKATFRYYAPDAKAVSVAGSMNSWDKSASPMAITEDIWQLSLSLDPGAHQYKFVVDDVWLNDPLNTADTVDGNNVVVINGLAVTGNPDTLTVDTATALATTGKLFTAAHPTGLDTPVNYALAEPSTTVTLSEKDGVTYVTAAANHVGDVILTATATVDQVAYSQTINFKVGALNEYTINYYRHSDYDDWNLWIWPFGKEGAGVPFTSDETFTLSDGNDYTFKQLKYYSTDEKIGVIPRKGDWVSQDGGDRFIEIPAESDATQVWIVEGHTDAIYTDPSQINFEAKVKRAYADTATEITVTLSSRQWNTITQRGYGPLLQMET